The Acidobacteriota bacterium DNA window CTCCTGCCATTGCAAGGCCATCTGCTGCATTCTGGAGCTTCATTTTGTAGAGGGTAATTACAGAGAAGTTTAAAAGCAATGCCACAAAAAGTCCGAGGAAGAAAATAAGGGCAACCATAAAAACAATAATCTGCCCACTCTCATTTCTTAAAAAATTTTTTCTTAAATTCTGTAACACTTTCGTTTTCTCCATATCTTTATCAATATCAATCAGGTTTATTGTCCCCTGTCCAGACTTGATCCGGTGTGGCTCTACCCATCGGCAACTCAGAAACATTTCCTCTTGCCCACTCAGGCGTAGGTGGAACTATAGAAAAAAGACTTCTTATTGTGATATCACTTCCTATTGGCCATGGAAGAGTGCTTCCTGCTGCAAGAGAAATAAATGCAGGCATCCTAAACCTAACCTGAATTCCAATTGTAGAATTTTCCCCTGACTGGGGCTTTCTCAGGGTAATTTGATTGAATATATCTGGTCTTGGAAAACCCCCTGGAAAAGTTCCTAAAAGAACCTGTCTTGCCACGCTATTTACATCTCCTCCAACCAAAGAAGCACGGTTAACTGCAAACGCAGCATAATTCACCCAAATTTGAGAAATACCAAAAAGAACAATCTGAACAAATGCCATCATCAGAACAATCAAAACTAAAAATGTAAATATAATCTCCAGCGAAACCTGCCCCTTCTGCTTTTTTCTTTTCATCCTCATGATTTCTCCTCTTACTTCTACTAACATTTTAAAGTTTTTTAAATCGTAATTCATAGCTCATTATTCATTATTTACGGCCTCCCATTTTCTGCTCACTGTTCACTTTTCACTCTTCACTGTTTATGTCTCACTGTTATCTCTTCATTGTTTACATTTTTTTACTGGTATGTGTTAAAAATTTTGTCGTATAAAGGAGTTAAAATGTATTCAGTTAAAAATTGAGCTAAAGTTCTCCCTCCAAAAATTGGAGAAGGGGTCTGGAACATAATTCTTATAAAAGCAATTGCTGCCAAGGTAATTACCACCATCAAAATCAAAGCTTCTATCGTAGTCTGCCCTTTAGACTTTTTCTCTTTTTTATCCATTTTCTCCTTTCCATTTACCACACCCCTCACCCTTTTGTCAAATAATTAAATTAAAGGGGTCAGATCTTCATTATTCATTATTAAATATTTATTTATCAATATATTATTTTAAATTTTATGTTAAGCTTACGCAGTAGAAGAGGACTAAGTCCCAAATTTAAACTTCACGCAGTTTCATGAGCTTCCATGAATAATGAAGATCTCATCCCTAAATTATTTTTTATTTGATTTTTGAAAAAAAAGTTAATAGAATTAAATAATAGAAAATGATTAATACAATGCTAAATTTACTTAGAAAGAATGAAAAAGGGCAGGCAACGATTGAATATTTGGTGCTTGGTATTCTTGCTATATCGCTTATAGTATTTGTTGTTGGATTGATATGGCCTCAAATCAGAAATAATTTACAAGCAGCTATTTACAATACTATGGATCAACTTTTCTTAGGCATAGAATCTTTTAGAAGTGACGAATAATTAAAAAAGGGTAAGGCTTTGGTATTTTCATTATTTAAAAATTATTTTTCAAATGAATTAAGTATTTTTCAGAAAAAATCAAATTTTCATAAATTTTTCAACACTCTAATTTATAATACGGATAATTTATGGAAAAATTTAATTGCGCAAATCGAGATAGGGGATTTCCGTTTTAGATATTCCAAAGGCAAAAACCTCATCCTGGTTAGAGGACAGACAACCATCGAATATCTCATACTGGCTATATTAATCTTTGCCATATGTGCGGCAATCATGAGTTTACTTTTCAGATGGTTGATCCAGCCAGGTGGATTAACTCAAGCTACATCAAGAGCAGTTGAACAATTTTTTATAGAAAAGCTTTATTGAAAAAATAAAAAAATGTTTAAAAAACTATATTCAATTAAATCAAAGCTCAAAAACAAAGAGAAAGGGCAGATTGGTGCAGTTGAAATTATAATTCTTTTCATATTCTTCTTCCTTTGCATGGCATTGATAATTCAATTAACCGGAATTATAAGTGGAATGCAGTATGCCTGTGTCAGGTCAAGAAATAGAGCCTTGCAGACTGTTCATGATCATGATCCGAAAAAAGACTGGACTCTAGATGCTTTAATAAACCCCACCCAAATTTTTACAGAAGGAAAATTTAAAGGTTACATAGTAAGAGTTCCTGTGATGAGAGCATTTCAGGGAGTCTTTGGTTCAACTTATATTCGGGTTAATGAAAAAATCCCTGGTAAAATCTATGGAGTCTGGGAAGTATGGACAGCAAAAGTTCCTGAAGATGAAGAATAGGATTTAACTTTTTATCAGAATTAATGCCGTTACATTTTAATCCCTAAATGAGGTTAGCTCTCTTTAGATATTTCATCATTGATTAAGTTAGCTCTTATTAGTCTTAGCAGCACTATTAACCAAATATAAAAACCTATTTACTTTAAAATTTATTTTATTTCTTCTAACTCATATAAAATCAAAGGTTCCAATTTGATTTCATCTGAATTAATAAAATATGCATCTTTATCCTTTAAAGCAACCTCAAAGGCATTTCTTGCTTCCTGATTCATTCCCAATCTTTTCAAAGCTATTCCTTTTAAATAATTTATCGTTCCATCATTAATCGTATATTTTTTCCCTGCCTCTAAATCTTTCAGTATCTCCATCGCTTTTCCTGGATTGTTGAAATGGATAAAGCAAATCGCAGAGTAAACAGCATAAACATCTTTTAGTTCAGGGTTACCCCTCGCACCCCATTGAAGATCTGCAAGCATCTTTGAATATAGAATATCTTCTCTGTTGAATGAGAGAAACACTGGTCTTTCTGACAATCTGACATCAACAGTTTTTTGAATACCTTCTCTTTCAAATGAAATTTTAACTGCTTCTTTTTCTGATATTGATATATAATTCTTAAACTCTTTAGAATCTTTAACTTTTTTATCATCCACTGATACAATACAATCAAAGATCCTAATCCCTGCTTTATCTGCAGGGCTATCTTTTTCAATTGTAAGAACAACAGGGCCATTCGGGTTCAAACCATCAATAAGGTCAAAGCCAGTATATCGGGAAAAAACTTCTGCTGGTTTATCAATTTTCTTCCAGAATTCGTCTTCCCTTATGTTCAAATAAAGATTGATGTCTTTTTTATCAAATTCTTTCTGATAAGAAGTAAAAAGGCCTATTTTTGCATTTTTCTGTGGTTCTTTGCCAGGTAAATATCCGATCACAAGCAAATCAAAATTGTATTTGGTTCGGAGTTTTCCGATAAAATTTATATAATCTCTTTCACTAATTTTATCCAAAAATTCCCATAAGTTATCGAAAGAGGTTCCATTATCCCTTAAAAATCCTTCAGCCTCATCCTTATTAATGAATTTTAAATTATAATTTTCAATCCCTGAAAATATTGAGAAAAGCCCTTTCTCAAAATCTTTCTCCACGTTTAAAAACTTTCCCGGATTGCTGATTCCCAAATATAATAAAGAGGGGATTGGTTTTGCCTTAAATTTAAACACATCTCCTTTTTTAACTTCTATTTTTTTTATCCATTCTCCCTTCTGGCCAAAATCAACCCGTATTTCTTTTGTTCCAGAGCAGATTTCAATCTTTTTTGGCAACTGCCCTGAAAATTCATTGTTGATAAAAAGATTTCCTGAAATTTCGGATTCGATATTCAGTTCTCCAACTCCTTTATCTAACTCTATTGTTTCAAAAATTAAGGGCGGATTTTCTCCCTCAAGTAAATTAATCGTAACCTTGGCTTCAAAAGGTTCATAACAATCTTTTCTATATTTTAATCTATGTTCTCCTATCTCCAGGTACTTAATTTCCAGAACTCCTGTTTCACTGTCGATTGAAATTCCAGAATTTTTTATCTTATCCAGAAGGACAGGGGACGCGGTGAGAGAAGCCTTTCCAGCAAATATATCATCTATGTAAATCTCCACATCATCAGGTTTTGTAAGTATTATACAATTTCTTGAATTCTGCTTGAGAATTAGATTCCTTTGAACTGGAGAAGAAGGTGAAATGTAAACCACTTCTTCATATGGAAAATATCCTTCACTTTTCACTGTGATTTTATAAGAACCTTCAAAAAGCTCTCTTCCGACAAGAGGAGTTACATCAAAGAGTTTGTCGTTCACAAAAACCTGGCATCCTTCAGGCTGAGTTTTTATCGTGAGCACTCCCATGTGGCTGTCTTTGATGTTGAAGAAAAGGTCTGCAAATGATTTCGAAACTTTTGAGATATCAATCGTATAATTGGGGTTTATTTTCAACAATTCAATAAAATCCTCCTCGACCTTTGAGTTCTGTCCAAGATTG harbors:
- a CDS encoding archaellin/type IV pilin N-terminal domain-containing protein, with amino-acid sequence MDKKEKKSKGQTTIEALILMVVITLAAIAFIRIMFQTPSPIFGGRTLAQFLTEYILTPLYDKIFNTYQ
- a CDS encoding PEGA domain-containing protein — encoded protein: MRKIFAITFILIVLICLNNFSQEAQINKEEILKNYDLGLEEFNKLNDLVAINYFSNAIEACRMLEKTQGLPSDLKIIYEKSLEYRARSNFNLGQNSKVEEDFIELLKINPNYTIDISKVSKSFADLFFNIKDSHMGVLTIKTQPEGCQVFVNDKLFDVTPLVGRELFEGSYKITVKSEGYFPYEEVVYISPSSPVQRNLILKQNSRNCIILTKPDDVEIYIDDIFAGKASLTASPVLLDKIKNSGISIDSETGVLEIKYLEIGEHRLKYRKDCYEPFEAKVTINLLEGENPPLIFETIELDKGVGELNIESEISGNLFINNEFSGQLPKKIEICSGTKEIRVDFGQKGEWIKKIEVKKGDVFKFKAKPIPSLLYLGISNPGKFLNVEKDFEKGLFSIFSGIENYNLKFINKDEAEGFLRDNGTSFDNLWEFLDKISERDYINFIGKLRTKYNFDLLVIGYLPGKEPQKNAKIGLFTSYQKEFDKKDINLYLNIREDEFWKKIDKPAEVFSRYTGFDLIDGLNPNGPVVLTIEKDSPADKAGIRIFDCIVSVDDKKVKDSKEFKNYISISEKEAVKISFEREGIQKTVDVRLSERPVFLSFNREDILYSKMLADLQWGARGNPELKDVYAVYSAICFIHFNNPGKAMEILKDLEAGKKYTINDGTINYLKGIALKRLGMNQEARNAFEVALKDKDAYFINSDEIKLEPLILYELEEIK